The Moorena producens PAL-8-15-08-1 genomic interval CAGTGCGCAAACCAGGTAAGCTACCAGCAGCGGTATACTCGGCTGAATATGATCTAGAATACGGCACAGATACGTTGGAAGTCCATCAAGATGCTTTCACACCTAACTCCCAGGTTGTGATTATTGATGATTTAATAGCTACTGGAGGAACGGCAGCAGCTACAGTCAAGCTGGTAGAACAAGCAGGCGGTCAAGTGGTAGGTCTTGGCTTTATCATCGAATTACAGGCTTTAGGTGGACGTCAGCAACTGCCTGATGTTCCCTTGATCACCCTGGTTGACTATTAGTTAACCATTACTTATTAGTCATTGCTCAAAAGATAAGTTTATGGTTCTTCAGTACCTACTATGC includes:
- a CDS encoding adenine phosphoribosyltransferase, whose translation is MDLKSLIRDIPDFPKPGIVFRDITTLLRNPEGLRYTIDTLAQKFQQAGVSADYVVGMESRGFIFGPPIAYQLGAGFVPVRKPGKLPAAVYSAEYDLEYGTDTLEVHQDAFTPNSQVVIIDDLIATGGTAAATVKLVEQAGGQVVGLGFIIELQALGGRQQLPDVPLITLVDY